From the genome of Mesorhizobium japonicum MAFF 303099, one region includes:
- the mutM gene encoding bifunctional DNA-formamidopyrimidine glycosylase/DNA-(apurinic or apyrimidinic site) lyase — translation MPELPEVETVRRGLQPVLEGARLTRVEARRPDLRFPFPERFSERLTGKTITALGRRAKYLTMHVQDGPVLICHLGMSGSFRIETDDDGETPGVFHHERSKSTAHDHVVFDVVAADGARSRVIFNDPRRFGFMLFAEGSPETHPMLAGLGVEPTGNTLDGVLLASLLKGRGSPLKAALLDQKLIAGLGNIYVSEALWRAGLSPLREAGTIARPSKKARQQSERLAEAIRSVISDAIAAGGSSLRDYMHTDGSLGYFQHSFAVYDREGEPCPKPGCGGHIERVVQSGRSTFYCRTCQS, via the coding sequence ATGCCTGAATTACCCGAAGTCGAAACGGTCCGGCGTGGCCTGCAGCCGGTCCTGGAAGGTGCCCGTCTGACCAGGGTCGAGGCGCGAAGGCCAGACCTGCGGTTCCCCTTTCCCGAACGGTTTTCGGAAAGGCTGACCGGCAAGACCATCACGGCGCTCGGTCGCCGGGCCAAATATCTGACCATGCATGTGCAGGACGGCCCGGTGCTTATCTGCCATCTCGGCATGTCGGGATCCTTTCGCATCGAGACCGACGACGACGGCGAGACACCTGGCGTGTTCCACCACGAGCGCTCGAAAAGCACGGCGCACGACCATGTCGTGTTCGATGTCGTCGCCGCCGACGGCGCCCGGTCCCGCGTGATCTTCAACGACCCGCGCCGCTTCGGTTTCATGCTGTTTGCGGAAGGATCGCCGGAGACGCATCCAATGCTGGCCGGACTGGGCGTGGAGCCAACGGGCAATACGCTGGACGGCGTGCTGCTCGCCTCGTTGCTGAAAGGTCGCGGATCGCCGCTAAAGGCAGCACTTCTTGACCAGAAGCTGATCGCGGGACTTGGCAATATTTATGTCTCGGAGGCGCTTTGGCGCGCCGGCCTGTCGCCTTTGCGCGAGGCGGGCACCATCGCCAGGCCGAGCAAGAAGGCCAGACAACAAAGCGAACGCCTGGCCGAGGCGATCCGTTCGGTCATATCGGATGCCATCGCCGCCGGCGGGTCGTCGCTGCGCGACTACATGCACACCGACGGATCGCTGGGCTATTTCCAGCATTCTTTCGCCGTCTACGACCGCGAGGGCGAGCCCTGCCCGAAGCCCGGCTGCGGCGGACATATCGAGCGCGTCGTGCAGAGCGGACGCTCGACCTTCTATTGCCGGACGTGTCAGA
- a CDS encoding phosphopentomutase, with protein sequence MARAFLFVLDSFGIGGAADAERYGDAGANTLAHIAEACAEGRADRERLRQGPLFVPHMASLGLGKAAETATGLGFAHFGTDLIANAFHGAAQEVSSGKDTPSGHWEIAGLPVRFDWGYFPDTVPAFPADLTAAMIREGEVPGILGNCHAPGTEIIERFGEEHIRTGKPICYTSVDSVLQIAAHEVHFGLDRLYEFCQVVRRLVDPLRIGRVIARPFVGETAATFQRTYNRHDYAVPPPEPTLLDRLTARGSRVIAVGKIGDIFAHRGISEVRKAAGNMAMFDKALGAMDDAGDGDLVFANFVDFDTEFGHRRDVAGYAAALEAFDRRLPEAFARLRQGDLLILTADHGNDPTWRGTDHTRERIPVIGMGPGLAGGDIGLRTTFADIGETVAEHLGLAPGRHGTSFHAMIGGHA encoded by the coding sequence ATGGCGCGCGCTTTCCTCTTCGTCCTGGACTCTTTCGGCATCGGTGGTGCGGCCGACGCCGAACGTTATGGCGACGCCGGCGCCAACACGCTTGCGCATATCGCCGAAGCTTGCGCCGAAGGGCGCGCGGATCGCGAGCGGCTTCGACAAGGGCCGCTGTTTGTCCCGCACATGGCATCGCTCGGGCTTGGCAAGGCAGCGGAGACGGCGACAGGGTTGGGTTTTGCCCATTTCGGGACGGATCTGATCGCCAATGCCTTCCATGGCGCGGCGCAGGAAGTTTCGAGCGGCAAGGACACCCCCTCCGGCCACTGGGAGATCGCCGGGCTGCCGGTGCGTTTCGACTGGGGGTACTTCCCGGATACGGTTCCGGCCTTTCCGGCCGATCTGACCGCGGCGATGATCCGCGAGGGCGAGGTGCCGGGCATTCTCGGCAACTGCCATGCGCCGGGCACCGAGATCATCGAACGGTTCGGCGAGGAACACATCCGCACCGGCAAGCCGATCTGTTACACCTCCGTCGACTCGGTCCTGCAGATCGCCGCGCATGAAGTCCATTTCGGGTTGGATCGGCTTTATGAATTCTGTCAGGTGGTGCGCCGGCTGGTTGATCCGCTCAGAATCGGGCGCGTGATCGCACGGCCGTTCGTCGGCGAGACCGCCGCCACCTTCCAGCGGACCTACAATCGCCATGACTATGCCGTGCCACCGCCGGAGCCGACCTTGCTTGACCGGCTGACGGCGCGGGGAAGCCGCGTCATCGCCGTCGGTAAGATCGGCGACATCTTCGCCCATCGCGGGATTTCGGAAGTGCGCAAGGCCGCCGGCAACATGGCCATGTTCGACAAGGCGCTTGGTGCGATGGACGATGCCGGCGACGGCGATCTCGTTTTCGCCAATTTCGTCGATTTCGACACCGAATTCGGCCATCGCCGCGACGTCGCCGGCTATGCAGCCGCGCTCGAGGCCTTCGACCGACGGCTGCCGGAAGCATTCGCGAGGCTGCGGCAAGGCGACCTTCTCATCCTGACGGCCGACCACGGCAATGATCCGACCTGGCGAGGGACCGATCACACGCGTGAACGCATCCCGGTGATCGGCATGGGACCGGGTCTGGCAGGTGGCGACATCGGACTGAGAACGACATTCGCCGATATCGGCGAGACCGTCGCCGAACACCTCGGGCTGGCGCCCGGCCGCCACGGCACTTCTTTCCATGCGATGATTGGCGGCCATGCCTGA
- a CDS encoding phosphate/phosphite/phosphonate ABC transporter substrate-binding protein, producing the protein MNPALKACAALVVMHGALCCGPARADWRDDIGTFRIGIVAEPGAGNTVPGLALLTQSFTNALGMKVEFVVARDYAALIEAQANARIEYAIYSATAYATALQRCGCIEPLVAPVDSDGAVGIRSVLLTRDGKLSGLAAMETHRIAMPPPDSVGGSLLPLAELAAEHAEIAEDAPFLIHADTASAAETMLVDGHADATFGWVRAAADGQPLLSGGTQARLEAAGLSPSALQVVWMSSLLRYGPHAVRSDLDPEARRRLTVFLTNLKSTTPDVYDLLESKHSGGFLTVAPRDYATAQAIVRLLSADSGHQ; encoded by the coding sequence ATGAACCCCGCGCTGAAGGCGTGCGCAGCCCTTGTGGTCATGCATGGCGCGCTCTGCTGTGGTCCGGCGCGGGCCGACTGGCGCGACGATATCGGCACATTCCGCATAGGCATCGTCGCCGAACCCGGCGCCGGCAACACCGTTCCGGGACTGGCGCTGTTGACGCAATCCTTTACCAATGCGCTTGGCATGAAGGTGGAGTTCGTCGTTGCGCGCGATTACGCGGCACTGATCGAGGCACAGGCCAACGCCCGGATCGAGTACGCCATCTATTCGGCGACGGCCTACGCGACGGCGCTGCAGCGTTGTGGATGCATCGAGCCGCTTGTGGCTCCGGTCGATTCCGATGGTGCGGTCGGCATCCGCTCCGTGCTGCTGACCCGGGACGGCAAGCTGTCAGGCCTGGCGGCGATGGAGACGCACCGGATCGCCATGCCGCCGCCAGACAGCGTCGGGGGCTCGCTTTTGCCGCTGGCGGAGCTGGCCGCCGAACACGCTGAGATCGCCGAGGATGCCCCGTTTCTGATCCATGCCGATACGGCCTCTGCTGCGGAAACCATGCTTGTCGACGGCCATGCCGACGCCACGTTCGGCTGGGTGAGGGCAGCGGCCGACGGCCAGCCGCTGCTATCCGGCGGCACGCAGGCCAGGCTCGAAGCGGCTGGCCTTTCGCCGTCGGCTCTCCAGGTGGTGTGGATGTCGAGCCTGCTGCGATACGGTCCCCATGCCGTGCGCAGCGATCTCGACCCGGAAGCCAGGCGCCGGCTGACCGTGTTCCTCACCAACCTCAAATCGACGACGCCGGATGTCTACGATCTCCTGGAATCGAAACACTCCGGCGGCTTTCTGAC